The following are encoded together in the Danaus plexippus chromosome 15, MEX_DaPlex, whole genome shotgun sequence genome:
- the LOC116766397 gene encoding ornithine decarboxylase 2-like — MVYEKRVSKALVLENNTAEDVARAMIESGLQKEPFYIFDMDKAYQFIQHFRKMMPRIKMFYAVKSNDSCMMLKLAAALGVGFDCASPGEIYRILKLKVSPQSIILAVPTKTPEWISYARQSGIKHATFDNICELKKIKQYWPEANLLLRIRVHADSVYDLGKKFGCDFETEAIDLLEEAAALNIRVVGVAFHVGSGCTSPDSYVMGLQQAKLLFEHEAKAGRKMEIVDIGGGYMSDKIDRIDEVSKLINKALDELFPDPDIQVISEPGRYLCDKAFTLYCNINTVRQVQVGDSSINMLYLNDGLFGCLRYNEPWHTVRRYKQCKEGEQCEPVILWGPSCDSVDRVMENVEVMLPPCTIDDWLVFPNQGAYTMTLASDFSSLPEPRIRSVISQKLCDKIKESEVFDSDDFFKQDISEPLPSSLPPLVTQSKVMDSNYTLKA, encoded by the exons atggtgTATGAAAAGAGAGTCTCAAAGGCTTTGGTATTGGAAAACAATACTGCTGAAGATGTAGCTAGAGCTATGATAGAAAGTGGACTTCAGAAGGAGCCCttctatatatttgatatggaCAAGGCTTACCAGTTCATACAGCATTTCAGAAAAATGATGCCAAGgatcaaaatgttttatg ccGTGAAATCGAACGACAGTTGCATGATGTTAAAGTTAGCCGCTGCACTCGGTGTTGGCTTCGATTGTGCTTCACCGGgtgaaatatatagaatattaaaactcaAAGTATCGCCACA GAGCATAATTTTAGCAGTTCCGACAAAAACACCGGAGTGGATCTCATATGCAAGACAGTCCGGGATTAAACACGCTACTTTCGACAACATTTgcgaactaaaaaaaataaaacagtattgGCCAGAggcaaa cTTATTACTGCGTATAAGAGTTCACGCCGACAGTGTTTACgatttaggaaaaaaattcGGTTGCGATTTTGAAACAGAAGCTATTGATTTACTAGAAGAAGCTGCAGCGCTCAATATCCGg GTGGTTGGGGTAGCTTTCCATGTAGGAAGTGGTTGCACATCACCAGACAGCTATGTGATGGGACTTCAACAGGCTAAGCTATTGTTCGAGCATGAGGCTAAGGCGGGACGGAAAATGGAAATTGTTGATATTGGAGGAGGATATATGAGCGATAAAATCGATAGAATAGACGAG gTGTCTAAGCTCATAAATAAGGCTTTGGATGAACTCTTTCCTGATCCAGATATCCAAGTGATCTCTGAACCAGGACGTTACCTGTGCGATAAagcatttactttatattgcaatattaACACAGTGCGACAG GTACAAGTTGGTGACTCTTctataaatatgttgtatttgAATGACGGATTGTTTGGTTGTTTGCGGTACAATGAACCGTGGCACACCGTCAGGCGGTATAAG caATGTAAGGAAGGCGAACAATGTGAACCAGTTATTTTATGGGGTCCATCATGTGACTCAGTGGATCGTGTGATGGAGAACGTTGAAGTTATGTTACCACCTTGTACTATTGATGATTGGCTCGTTTTCCCCAACCAAGGAGCTTATACCATGACTCTCGCCTCCGATTTTTCTTCGTTACCAGAACCGCGTATCCGAAGTGTTATTTCACAGAAATTGTG tGATAAAATAAAGGAGTCAGAAGTGTTTGATTCAGATGACTTCTTCAAACAAGACATTTCAGAACCACTTCCATCTAGCTTGCCACCACTTGTCACTCAATCGAAAGTTATGGATTCAAATTATACTTTGAaggcttaa